The Kryptolebias marmoratus isolate JLee-2015 linkage group LG18, ASM164957v2, whole genome shotgun sequence genome includes a region encoding these proteins:
- the LOC108250476 gene encoding leucine-rich repeat-containing G-protein coupled receptor 5 has translation MFSSLRLRRLAGNDLSFIPRGAFSGLFNLKVLMLQNNQLKSVPADAFNNLHNLQSLHLDANHISSIPPGCFSGLRSLRHLWLDDNSLTEVPVAALSELPTLQAMTLALNRISHVPDHAFSKLGRLVVLHLNNNRIVSMGTSCFHGLWSLETLDLNYNSLVEFPSAVRSLRNLKELGFHSNNIQSIPEHAFTGNPSLISIFFYNNPIQSVGRSAFQNLPELRTLSLNGAANLTEFPDLTGTKRLESLTITEARITHLPASVCDQLPNLQLLDLSFNRIQIVPSFSGCENIQKIDLHHNEIKELKENTFTGLMLLRSLDLSWNRLFSVEPDSFSVLPALSKLDLSSNQLSSLPLTGLQSLTHIRLAGNNQLMDLIPREDLPRVRVMELPYAFQCCAFVSCEKRGGGGGGGGGLSWEREEAGDSTPLLSSQADQDWDDFLLQFEDEPNLQRSVRCSPPPGPLRPCLRLLGSWMIRGGVWLIAAVSLVSNSLVILSVFFSPASSATPPKLLIGLLALVNGLMGVWSGWLAAVDAWTFGSFWRFGGKWESSFLCRLGGFLFVFASQTGLFLLTLAAVERCLSARSNKAGSGGRSSPPLFLQPSICLCFLLGAVVTLPPLLSGSSSTSFCLPLPSSSSSSSSSSSLAFSVSLVLFDLLCFLIMTFAYIRLYCRANKAPPPSEEEVALIRHVAWLLFSDSLLFLPVAFLSFSSLLRLPVAGPEAAKGVLLLVAPLPACVNPLLYLLFTPLAREELAALTKRTCVGTLALKLRRRGAAEGRQLDSTYDDDAEKQSCDSTQALVVVEGVKEEDEGEGRGRGGSKTHQSGAFVAKRH, from the exons ATGTTCTCATCTCTGCGGCTCAGGCGTTTGGCGGGAAACGATCTGTCCTTCATCCCAAGAGGAGCCTTCAGCGGCCTCTTCAACCTCAAAGTTCT GATGCTGCAGAACAACCAGCTGAAATCGGTTCCTGCTGACGCCTTCAACAACCTCCACAACCTGCAGTCGCT CCACCTGGATGCTAACCACATCTCCAGCATTCCGCCCGGATGTTTCTCCGGCCTGCGCTCGCTGCGCCACCTCTGGTTGGACGATAACTCCCTGACGGAGGTCCCGGTGGCGGCACTGAGTGAGCTGCCGACCCTGCAGGCCATGACGCTCGCCCTGAACCGCATCAGCCACGTCCCCGACCACGCCTTCAGCAAGCTGGGCCGGCTGGTGGTGCT GCATCTCAACAACAATAGGATCGTTTCCATGGGAACCAGCTGCTTCCACGGGCTCTGGAGTCTGGAGACGCT AGATCTGAACTACAACAGCCTGGTGGAGTTTCCCTCGGCCGTCCGCTCGCTCAGGAACCTGAAGGAGCT TGGTTTCCATAGCAACAACATCCAGTCCATTCCAGAGCACGCCTTCACTGGGAACCCATCCCTGATCTCCAT tttcttctaCAATAATCCGATCCAGTCTGTTGGACGCTCAGCCTTTCAGAACCTGCCGGAGCTTCGAACACT ATCTCTGAACGGAGCTGCAAACCTCACCGAGTTTCCAGATCTGACGGGAACCAAACGTCTGGAGAGCTT GACCATCACCGAAGCTCGGATCACTCATCTGCCGGCCTCCGTGTGTGACCAGCTGCCGAACCTGCAGCTGCT ggaCCTGTCCTTTAACCGAATCCAGATCGTCCCGAGCTTCTCCGGCTGCGAGAACATCCAGAAGAT tgaTCTGCACCATAACGAGATTAAGGAACTGAAGGAGAACACTTTCACCGGCCTGATGTTGCTGCGCTCGCT GGATCTGTCTTGGAACCGGTTGTTCTCCGTGGAACCCGACTCGTTCTCTGTTCTGCCGGCACTCTCCAAGCT CGACCTGTCGTCCAATCAGCTGTCCTCTCTGCCTCTGACTGGTCTGCAGAGTTTAACTCACATCCGATTGGCTGGAAACAATCAGCTGATGGACCTAATTCCCCGAGAAGACCTGCCGCGAGTCAG GGTGATGGAGCTTCCCTACGCCTTCCAGTGCTGCGCCTTCGTCTCCTGtgagaaaagaggaggaggaggaggaggaggaggaggattgtCCTGGGAGAGGGAGGAGGCAGGAGACTCaactcctctcctctccagtcAAG CCGACCAGGACTGGGACGacttcctgctgcagtttgaagACGAGCCGAACCTTCAGCGCTCCGTCCGCTGCAGCCCGCCTCCAG GACCGCTCCGGCCGTGCCTCCGTCTCCTCGGCAGCTGGATGATCCGAGGCGGGGTGTGGCTCATCGCAGCCGTCTCATTGGTCAGCAACAGTCTGGTCATCCTGTCAGTCTTCTTCTCTCCTGCCAGCTCGGCCACGCCCCCCAAGCTCCTGATTGGTCTGCTGGCCCTGGTGAACGGCCTGATGGGCGTGTGGAGCGGCTGGTTGGCGGCGGTGGACGCCTGGACCTTCGGCAGCTTCTGGAG gttcGGGGGGAAGTGGGAGAGCAGCTTCCTGTGTCGCCTCGGCGGCTTCCTGTTCGTGTTCGCCTCTCAGACCGGCCTCTTCCTGCTGACCCTCGCAGCTGTGGAGCGATGCCTGTCGGCTCGGAGCAACAAGGCCGGCAGCGGCG GTCGCTCCTCGCCGCCGCTCTTCCTCCAGCCctccatctgtctgtgtttcctgcTCGGCGCTGTCGTCacgctgccgccgctgctgagcggcagcagcagcacctcctTCTGTTTACCcctgccttcctcctcctcctcctcctcctcctcctcctccctggccTTCTCCGTCTCCCTGGTGCTCTTTGACTTACTCTGCTTCCTCATCATGACGTTCGCCTACATTCGTCTTTACTGCCGTGCCAACAAGGCCCCGCCCCCCTCAGAAGAGGAGGTGGCGTTGATTCGTCACGTGGCCTGGCTGCTCTTCTCCgacagcctcctcttcctccccgtggccttcctctccttctcctccctgcTGCGGCTCCCCGTCGCCGGGCCGGAGGCGGCAAAGGGAGTCCTGTTGCTCGTGGCGCCGCTGCCCGCCTGCGTCAACCCGCTGCTCTACCTCCTCTTCACCCCGCTTGCCCGGGAGGAGCTGGCGGCGCTGACCAAACGCACCTGCGTGGGAACGTTGGCTCTGAAACTACGAAGGCGAGGAGCGGCTGAAGGAAGGCAGCTGGATTCAACGTACGACGACGACGCAGAGAAACAGTCGTGCGACTCGACGCAGGCGCTGGTGGTCGTTGAAGGCGTGAAAGAAGAAGATGAGGGGGAAgggcgaggaagaggagggagcaAGACACACCAATCAGGGGCGTTTGTTGCCAAGCGCCACTGA
- the rab21 gene encoding ras-related protein Rab-21 yields the protein MATAGAAGGGKTFSFKVVLLGEGCVGKTSLVLRYCENKFNDKHITTLQASFLTKKLNITGKRVNLAIWDTAGQERFHALGPIYYRDSNGAILVYDITDEDSFQKVKNWVKELRKMLGNEICLCIVGNKIDLDKDRHVSVEDAESYAESVGAKHYHTSAKLNKGIEELFLDLCKRMMETAQLEERAKGNGASQSASSRRGVQIVDDEPQAMPAGGCCSSG from the exons atggcaacagcgGGGGCGGCCGGCGGCGGTAAAACTTTCTCCTTTAAGGTGGTGTTACTCGGGGAGGGCTGCGTGGGGAAGACGTCTCTGGTTCTGCGGTACTGCGAGAACAAGTTCAACGACAAACACATCACGACCCTGCAG GCGTCCTTCCTCACAAAGAAGCTCAACATCACGGGGAAACGGGTGAACCTGGCCATCTGG GACACGGCGGGTCAGGAGCGCTTCCACGCGTTAGGTCCCATCTACTACAGAGACTCCAACGGCGCCATCTTAGTGTACGACATCACAGACGAAGACTCGTTTCAGAAG GTGAAGAACTGGGTCAAAGAGTTGAGGAAAATGTTGGGAAACGAGATCTGTTTATGTATAGTAG gaaataaaatagATTTGGACAAAGACCGACACGTTTCAGTGGAGGACGCCGAGAG ctaCGCGGAGTCGGTGGGAGCCAAACACTACCACACATCAGCCAAGTTAAATAAAGGCATCGAGGAGCTCTTCCTGGATCTCTGTAAAC GGATGATGGAAACGGCTCAGCTGGAGGAGAGGGCGAAGGGCAACGGAGCCAGCCAATCAGCATCCAGTAGGCGGGGCGTACAGATTGTTGACGACGAGCCACAGGCCATGCCCGCCGGAGGGTGTTGCTCCTCcggctaa
- the LOC108228813 gene encoding uncharacterized protein LOC108228813, translating to MAQINSCLKRLFIGFNLLFAILGGVFIALAMLSQAYTSSEEEDMVGNRTTGLVLLYVVGAGTMLISLLGAYGAYREHRASLIVFLVFMIIGALLMIRTGIPSLIVRPQFIPGFCFGLTLKCPLCCVWVAPVHLFTRSPVHLFTSAPDRLGSDLETLNPLEEFLFPVRHPDVCSCSSVLLLWFQMHCCGLFSYQDWNKEFPDSCLCPPTEEESECVKVDSYVTRVESYVKLPFSRDMGSKLIYSQPCFPGLMHYISLGYNLVIGFIFTLASLAVLGMILSSIMIHQLRFRSRPTVLLGVPTVFTPSLPKYQELQNPPPKYEEVQNFPPPPPPAY from the exons ATGGCGCAGATTAACAGCTGCCTTAAACGCCTCTTCATCGGGTTTAACCTCCTCTTCGCG atcCTCGGAGGAGTCTTCATCGCCCTCGCCATGCTGTCTCAGGCCTACACCAGCTCCGAGGAAGAAGATATG gTGGGGAACCGAACCACCGGGCTGGTCCTGCTGTACGTGGTGGGCGCCGGCACCATGTTGATCTCCCTGCTGGGAGCCTACGGGGCGTACAGGGAGCACCGAGCGTCTCTGATCGTG ttcCTGGTTTTCATGATCATCGGAGCGCTGCTGATGATCCGGACTGGAATCCCGTCACTCATCGTCCGCCCGCAG TTTATAccgggtttttgttttggtttgaccCTGAAATGTCCGCTCTGCTGTGTGTGGGTCgcacctgttcacctgttcacCCGTTCACCCGTTCACCTGTTCACCTCGGCTCCGGACAGATTGGGTTCAGATCTGGAAACTCTGAACCCCCTGGAggagtttctgtttcctgtcagacatcctgatgtttgcagctgcagctcagttcttcttctgtggtttcagATGCACTGCTGCGGCCTGTTCAGCTACCAGGACTGGAACAAGGAGTTCCCCGACTCGTGCCTGTGCCCGCCGACGGAGGAGGAGTCAGAGTGCGTGAAGGTGGATTCCTACGTGACGAGGGTGGAGTCCTACGTG AAACTTCCGTTCAGCCGGGACATGGGCTCCAAGCTCATCTACAGCCAG CCCTGCTTCCCCGGCCTCATGCACTACATCTCGCTGGGCTACAACCTCGTCATCGGCTTCATCTTCACTCTGGCATCTCTGGCT GTTCTCGGGATGATCCTGTCCTCCATCATGATCCATCAGCTGCGGTTCCGCTCCAGGCCCACCGTCCTGCTCGGCGTCCCCACCGTCTTCACCCCGAGCCTCCCCAAGTACCAGGAGCTGCAGAACCCTCCTCCGAAGTACGAGGAGGTGCAGaacttccctcctcctcctcctcctgcgtACTGA